A single region of the Chloroflexota bacterium genome encodes:
- a CDS encoding class I SAM-dependent methyltransferase — protein sequence MEKKLTDIYKIPPLRFVDSIPVFSEANEYTANYEMISLDHIAEMHKTGTNPFIQEDLWVELENSTKELILKYSAGKSRCVILDVGVGLGRLFAPLPTSFEKYGMDISMDYLKIAQGKGVNVCYSLVEDMPYKENFFDVVVCTDVLEHVLDLNLACAKILSVLKRNGILIVRVPYRENLSVYLSDDYPYKFVHIRNFDEHSLKLLFQKVFGCEVLQYKTIGYGTDYMRFKYALPVFIKISLSALIYCIKYVNKTVYKGLASKFYNPIEINVVVKKHQLA from the coding sequence ATGGAAAAAAAACTAACTGATATCTATAAAATCCCTCCTTTGAGGTTCGTAGACAGCATACCTGTTTTCTCAGAAGCTAATGAATATACCGCAAATTATGAAATGATTTCGCTTGACCACATAGCAGAAATGCATAAAACTGGAACCAATCCATTCATACAGGAAGACCTCTGGGTTGAATTAGAGAACTCGACGAAGGAACTAATCTTAAAATATTCAGCGGGCAAAAGTAGATGTGTAATTTTGGACGTAGGTGTCGGACTAGGGCGTTTATTTGCTCCTTTGCCTACATCCTTTGAGAAATATGGGATGGATATCAGCATGGACTACCTCAAGATTGCCCAAGGCAAGGGGGTTAACGTCTGTTATTCCCTTGTCGAGGATATGCCATATAAGGAAAATTTCTTCGATGTGGTTGTATGTACCGACGTTCTAGAGCACGTCCTTGATTTGAATCTTGCCTGTGCCAAAATCTTGTCCGTTCTAAAAAGAAACGGTATTCTTATCGTTAGAGTCCCTTACCGTGAGAATCTGAGCGTCTACCTGTCTGATGATTATCCATACAAATTTGTTCATATAAGAAACTTTGACGAGCACTCATTAAAACTGCTGTTCCAAAAAGTTTTTGGGTGCGAAGTGCTTCAGTACAAAACCATAGGTTATGGCACGGATTACATGCGCTTCAAATATGCCCTTCCAGTTTTTATCAAGATTTCACTAAGTGCGTTAATCTATTGTATTAAGTATGTTAATAAGACAGTCTATAAAGGTCTTGCAAGTAAATTTTACAATCCGATTGAGATTAATGTCGTCGTAAAGAAACATCAATTAGCCTGA
- a CDS encoding flippase yields MKMNFQTATEAQKFGSDVIWVALSQALISSVGIIVLPALTKSYSVEIYGIWAQTNVTVALLTMILALGLGTAVQRFLAGEENREKRRHAFSAMYWTVFTFACLVLLISVLLRQNLSLLLFASPQYALFVPLTFLWALVNATFSLSASYLVARGKIKMLSAIQLAISLASMTLIITLATAGCNLWWVISSLIIAQAFFMVINLAVISRELGFPKPNFKGMSYFLAFSVPLIPSLLLFWIIDSSDRYFITHLANLSQAGIYSASYNLANITQLFYSPICFILFPILSRFWDQNETSRVRSHLEYSMKLFLVLAIPGSVGLYILSQPLLNILTTYEYAVGGVLVFLISLGIILQGIYMINVYMVVVAKQTKWLPLMIAVAALTNIVMNLALIPRVGVIGAAISTLVSYFVLAAIVTVWARRIVNYTIDIKFLAKVVLSAALMAFCLNFIEIGSALSIVLSAIAGTAVFGVGLLLLKVFSREDRRLIREILAGVNVKLWMKEFAAMSKPSAGKQENVVRPEQKIEERAKSDDCHLQN; encoded by the coding sequence ATGAAGATGAATTTCCAAACTGCCACTGAAGCCCAGAAATTCGGCAGTGACGTCATCTGGGTGGCTTTATCCCAGGCGCTTATATCTTCGGTCGGCATAATAGTCTTACCGGCCCTTACCAAGTCTTACAGTGTAGAGATTTATGGTATATGGGCACAGACAAATGTGACGGTGGCATTGCTAACTATGATCTTAGCCCTTGGGTTAGGAACTGCTGTTCAGAGATTTCTGGCGGGGGAAGAAAACAGGGAGAAGAGGCGGCACGCTTTCAGCGCCATGTACTGGACTGTTTTTACCTTTGCCTGCCTCGTACTTCTTATCTCAGTGCTCCTCAGGCAAAACCTGTCTCTGCTTCTTTTTGCCAGTCCTCAGTACGCTCTATTTGTTCCCCTCACTTTCCTTTGGGCCTTGGTAAATGCCACGTTTTCCCTTTCTGCCTCATATCTAGTAGCCAGAGGAAAGATAAAGATGCTTTCAGCTATCCAGCTAGCCATTTCTTTAGCCTCAATGACATTAATAATTACACTGGCAACGGCAGGGTGTAACCTTTGGTGGGTTATTAGTAGCCTGATAATTGCGCAGGCGTTTTTTATGGTTATAAATTTGGCTGTGATAAGCAGGGAATTAGGTTTTCCCAAGCCGAATTTTAAGGGAATGTCATACTTTTTGGCTTTCAGTGTACCTTTGATACCAAGCCTGCTGTTATTCTGGATAATAGACTCCAGTGATCGATATTTCATCACCCATCTTGCCAATCTATCACAGGCAGGAATCTACTCCGCATCTTACAACTTGGCAAACATTACGCAGTTGTTCTATTCGCCTATTTGCTTTATTCTTTTCCCCATCCTGTCAAGATTCTGGGACCAGAATGAGACATCGAGGGTAAGAAGCCACCTCGAATATTCGATGAAACTCTTTTTAGTTCTCGCCATTCCCGGCTCAGTTGGTCTATACATACTATCCCAGCCATTACTCAATATACTCACTACTTATGAGTATGCGGTTGGAGGAGTTCTGGTTTTCTTGATATCATTGGGCATAATATTGCAGGGAATATATATGATAAACGTCTATATGGTCGTTGTAGCTAAGCAGACCAAATGGCTACCACTGATGATAGCAGTAGCCGCACTCACCAATATTGTCATGAATTTGGCCTTAATCCCCAGAGTTGGTGTAATAGGAGCAGCTATTTCAACGCTTGTATCGTACTTTGTGCTGGCAGCCATCGTGACTGTCTGGGCGAGGAGGATTGTTAACTATACAATAGATATTAAATTCCTAGCTAAAGTTGTGTTGTCGGCTGCTTTAATGGCTTTCTGCCTGAATTTTATTGAGATTGGTAGCGCCTTGAGCATTGTCCTCTCTGCAATCGCCGGAACGGCTGTTTTTGGAGTAGGCCTCCTCCTGCTGAAGGTTTTTTCCCGGGAAGACCGAAGGCTTATACGGGAGATATTGGCTGGTGTAAATGTCAAACTCTGGATGAAGGAATTTGCTGCCATGTCAAAACCGTCAGCAGGCAAACAGGAGAATGTCGTTAGGCCAGAGCAAAAAATAGAAGAGCGAGCCAAAAGCGATGATTGCCACTTGCAGAATTGA
- a CDS encoding glycosyltransferase, with amino-acid sequence MADLVRQMAFYLAALARYDIFHFSNAHGMIFGAPLSFLFRCLGFPPYTEVRLLKKLGKKIVYTNNGCLDGVSQSSFRSWPGPEPVCDICPWRDIPSVCSDQLNLTWGKFRNSLADYHCLLGGNRKDYNNDPRVHEVPEFYCLDPGVWRPDLPIPPKYRLSYPPGMLKIYHSVGNYDLRTDASTQHNLKSTHIYLPLIERLKAEGYPVELIFAKDIPNKEVRYYQAQADIVVDMLTYGFFGANVREAMMLGKPAVCYLRPEWLESMRREIPDYVDELPVISATPSTVYDVIKDLIEHPAKRKEIGRHSREFAVKWHSAEAGARRMDKIYRDLLEKKHC; translated from the coding sequence TTGGCTGACCTTGTTAGGCAGATGGCGTTCTATCTGGCAGCGCTGGCACGCTATGATATCTTCCATTTCAGCAACGCACACGGCATGATATTCGGGGCCCCGCTAAGCTTTCTGTTTAGGTGTTTGGGGTTTCCCCCGTACACGGAGGTACGGCTGCTAAAAAAACTGGGTAAAAAAATAGTCTACACCAATAATGGCTGCCTCGACGGCGTCTCCCAGAGTTCTTTCCGGTCCTGGCCAGGACCTGAGCCGGTATGTGACATTTGCCCCTGGCGGGACATTCCTTCCGTATGCAGCGACCAGCTCAATCTAACATGGGGCAAATTTCGCAACAGCCTGGCGGATTACCACTGCCTCTTGGGCGGCAACCGCAAGGACTACAATAACGACCCACGGGTACACGAAGTACCGGAATTCTACTGCCTCGACCCGGGGGTCTGGCGCCCGGATTTACCCATCCCCCCCAAATATCGTCTTTCTTATCCTCCTGGCATGCTCAAGATATATCATTCTGTGGGAAATTACGACCTGCGCACCGATGCATCTACGCAGCACAACCTTAAGAGCACGCATATTTATCTACCGCTGATTGAACGCCTCAAGGCTGAAGGGTATCCTGTTGAGTTAATTTTCGCAAAGGATATCCCCAACAAAGAGGTACGCTACTACCAGGCACAGGCAGATATCGTGGTGGACATGCTTACCTATGGCTTCTTCGGTGCCAATGTTAGAGAGGCAATGATGCTGGGCAAACCAGCGGTGTGTTACCTTCGGCCCGAATGGCTGGAAAGTATGCGACGGGAAATTCCAGATTACGTGGATGAACTACCGGTGATCAGCGCTACACCGTCGACTGTATATGATGTCATCAAAGATCTGATCGAACATCCTGCAAAGCGAAAGGAAATCGGACGGCATAGCCGCGAGTTCGCAGTCAAATGGCACTCTGCCGAAGCCGGAGCTAGGAGGATGGATAAGATTTATCGTGATTTGCTGGAGAAAAAGCACTGTTAA
- a CDS encoding WbqC family protein has translation MSLRKMVAIHQPTFFPWLGYFDKIAQADMFVLMDNVQFPKKGGGWINRVQLAVSGQAAWVTMPVVRSFHGTRLIREMQIDNSTPWREKLLRTVKASYGRAPFFEQVFPLFEDMVNNPTDKLADYNKAAILAITAAVGLNTSKLIDASTLDAEGTATDLLISMTHAVDGTAYLCGGGADGYQEDNKFAAANIELIYQDFKHPVYSQCNTSTFIPGLSIIDALMNVGFEGVRAMLVGTTSTSV, from the coding sequence ATGTCACTTAGGAAGATGGTGGCAATCCACCAGCCCACCTTCTTTCCCTGGCTGGGCTATTTTGACAAGATTGCTCAAGCAGATATGTTTGTCTTGATGGACAATGTGCAGTTTCCCAAGAAAGGTGGGGGCTGGATAAACCGTGTGCAATTGGCAGTCAGCGGACAGGCTGCTTGGGTCACCATGCCCGTAGTGCGCTCGTTCCACGGCACACGCCTTATTAGGGAAATGCAGATAGACAACAGCACGCCGTGGCGGGAAAAGCTGCTGAGAACGGTAAAGGCAAGTTATGGGCGTGCGCCTTTCTTTGAGCAGGTATTCCCCTTGTTTGAGGATATGGTTAACAACCCGACCGACAAACTTGCAGACTATAATAAAGCCGCCATCCTTGCTATAACCGCAGCGGTAGGGTTGAATACATCAAAGTTGATTGATGCTTCAACACTGGATGCCGAGGGGACAGCAACTGACCTGCTGATATCCATGACCCATGCGGTAGATGGCACGGCTTACCTTTGTGGCGGTGGTGCGGATGGATATCAAGAAGACAATAAGTTCGCAGCCGCCAACATTGAACTTATTTATCAAGACTTCAAGCACCCTGTCTATTCACAGTGCAACACCAGCACGTTTATACCGGGGCTCTCCATCATCGATGCCTTGATGAACGTGGGCTTTGAAGGCGTGCGAGCCATGCTTGTCGGCACCACCTCAACCTCTGTATGA
- a CDS encoding GNAT family N-acetyltransferase: MPRSENVALTSLTVDDLPTLAAWINDREQVLFNAPYKPVHEGQHKAWFESMQNRNDIVIFGIRLLKSNKLIGTCQLHSIDHIHRSAELQIRLGEVAERGHGYGTEAVRLLLDFAFKDLNLNRVYLHVFATNAAALRTYEKVGFACEGLLRQAAYIDSRYVDVVVMGILQEEHVT, translated from the coding sequence ATGCCAAGGTCAGAGAACGTGGCGCTAACTTCTCTCACTGTGGACGATCTACCCACACTAGCCGCATGGATCAATGACCGCGAGCAGGTGCTGTTCAACGCACCCTATAAGCCAGTGCACGAAGGGCAGCATAAAGCCTGGTTCGAGTCTATGCAGAATCGTAACGATATTGTCATCTTTGGTATCCGCCTCCTGAAAAGCAACAAACTGATTGGCACATGCCAGCTACACAGCATCGACCACATCCACCGCAGCGCAGAGTTGCAGATACGTCTGGGCGAGGTGGCGGAACGCGGGCATGGGTATGGCACCGAGGCAGTGCGCTTGCTCCTGGATTTTGCCTTCAAGGACCTGAACCTGAACCGAGTGTACTTGCACGTTTTTGCCACCAATGCTGCAGCCCTACGTACCTATGAGAAGGTTGGCTTTGCGTGCGAGGGCTTGCTGCGGCAGGCTGCATACATCGACAGCCGCTATGTGGATGTAGTAGTGATGGGTATCCTGCAGGAGGAGCATGTCACTTAG
- a CDS encoding class I SAM-dependent methyltransferase: MTHVDEHNILPSVIACPVCSAGLLIKDADTQAVCSNCSSTFIKGNYVWNFIPTIIEWTSPVWRTWQQVQANALVAYQSDPEHNLAVGEREDCHRFASFCNCSGLVLDVGCGPQPWPSYFRRSPQVTYVGVDPLIEDTPGDFIRLRALAEFLPFRANAFDYVLFGTSLDHFVDPVAALRAAARVCKSSGEIDIWIGEKSPSTPEPAVSHEWYRRLQKPDLAEDSFHIKRLSTKMFTDLATTCGLTVVQTEVYAVDNYRTNYFYRLKITK, translated from the coding sequence ATGACACACGTGGACGAGCATAATATTTTACCTAGTGTTATTGCTTGCCCTGTTTGCAGTGCTGGTTTATTAATTAAGGATGCGGACACCCAAGCTGTATGTAGCAACTGCAGCTCAACGTTCATCAAGGGAAATTACGTTTGGAATTTCATCCCCACCATTATTGAGTGGACATCCCCGGTGTGGCGAACTTGGCAACAGGTGCAAGCTAACGCCCTGGTAGCTTATCAGTCAGATCCCGAACATAATTTGGCTGTAGGCGAACGTGAAGATTGCCACCGTTTCGCCTCTTTCTGCAATTGCAGTGGACTTGTCTTGGATGTTGGCTGTGGACCCCAACCCTGGCCCTCATACTTCAGACGCTCTCCACAAGTAACGTATGTAGGTGTTGACCCGCTGATAGAAGATACCCCCGGTGATTTTATCAGGCTCAGGGCGTTGGCCGAATTCCTACCCTTTCGTGCTAATGCGTTTGACTATGTCCTTTTCGGCACCTCTTTGGACCATTTTGTGGACCCTGTTGCCGCATTAAGGGCAGCAGCGAGAGTATGCAAATCCTCCGGTGAAATTGATATATGGATAGGAGAAAAGAGCCCGAGCACACCCGAGCCTGCAGTGTCACACGAGTGGTACCGCCGACTGCAGAAGCCCGACTTAGCCGAGGACTCGTTTCATATCAAGCGACTAAGCACCAAGATGTTTACTGACCTTGCCACAACATGTGGCTTGACCGTGGTGCAAACCGAAGTTTATGCAGTGGATAACTATCGTACAAACTATTTTTACCGCTTAAAAATTACAAAGTAG
- a CDS encoding methyltransferase domain-containing protein, whose product MKKWLPDILACPVCGNELKTEVFESSDAEIHEGIFSCRCKRWYPIIDGVPRMLWGEHRGDYTDFLLQYKQVTRKYSKAHDLRRTTTTKQVRETFSTIWDKFPDFGIHDERKQAFYDKWMAQKLGLDSTDELYSFISFKRAILEVGIGSGQKLKMMAEHTKGRVIGVDLTSSVEHAFKNIKKIPNVTVIQADLFALPFTKESFDFIISDGVLHHTPDTKRAFLSIIPFLARGGEIAIRIYKKGGPIREFCDDFIRSRTTKMSQTECWEFCTKMAKLGENLAKARCEIEIPDDIELLSFKKGRYDLQRFIYYNMFKCFYNEAFTPEENVSVNFDWYSPVDAHRHTEAEVKRWFTEVGLSDIQILNPESGISARGRKI is encoded by the coding sequence ATGAAAAAATGGCTGCCCGATATATTAGCTTGTCCCGTATGTGGGAATGAACTGAAAACCGAGGTGTTTGAAAGCTCAGATGCCGAAATACATGAAGGAATATTTTCATGTCGCTGTAAGCGTTGGTATCCAATAATAGATGGCGTTCCTAGGATGCTCTGGGGAGAACACAGGGGAGACTACACAGACTTTTTGTTACAATATAAGCAGGTAACTAGAAAATATTCTAAAGCTCATGACTTGCGACGAACTACTACAACTAAACAGGTTCGGGAAACATTTTCAACTATCTGGGACAAGTTTCCTGACTTCGGTATCCATGATGAAAGGAAGCAGGCTTTCTATGATAAATGGATGGCACAGAAGCTAGGGTTAGATTCCACAGATGAATTATACTCCTTTATTTCTTTCAAGAGAGCTATCCTTGAAGTAGGAATTGGGTCAGGTCAGAAATTGAAGATGATGGCGGAACATACAAAAGGGCGAGTTATAGGAGTAGACCTTACTTCATCTGTGGAGCATGCTTTTAAAAATATCAAAAAAATACCAAATGTAACAGTAATCCAGGCTGACCTCTTTGCCTTGCCTTTCACAAAAGAAAGCTTTGATTTCATTATAAGCGATGGTGTACTGCATCATACGCCTGATACAAAGCGGGCTTTTCTCTCCATCATTCCCTTTTTGGCCAGAGGCGGAGAGATTGCCATCAGAATTTATAAGAAAGGTGGTCCTATTAGGGAGTTTTGCGATGATTTCATACGCTCAAGGACGACAAAGATGTCTCAAACCGAGTGCTGGGAATTCTGTACCAAGATGGCAAAGCTTGGTGAAAATCTGGCAAAGGCACGCTGCGAGATAGAAATACCTGACGATATAGAACTTCTGTCCTTCAAGAAAGGAAGGTATGACCTTCAACGTTTTATCTATTATAATATGTTTAAGTGCTTCTATAATGAAGCCTTCACTCCAGAGGAAAACGTTTCGGTTAATTTTGACTGGTATTCCCCAGTAGATGCGCACAGGCATACTGAAGCCGAGGTAAAACGATGGTTCACCGAGGTTGGACTAAGTGATATCCAGATATTAAATCCGGAGAGCGGAATATCAGCACGAGGGAGGAAAATCTAA
- the asnB gene encoding asparagine synthase (glutamine-hydrolyzing), protein MCGIAGIVSLNRRPIEPYSIKSMCDVVAYRGPDDAGYVLVSLGNGREKSGNLRIELTDNDFKHKNVHLTSIESDYAKREIEDNRWHLALGHRRLAVIDLTPKAHQPMSDRNKSIWITYNGEVYNFKELRAELENAGYEFFSNSDTEVIINSYKHWGINCIHKFNGMFAFSLWDNQRGKLFLVRDRYGIKPLYYYFKDGILAFASEIKSILQSGLVKAEIDLEALNEYFTFQNIFTNRTLFKDIRLLPPGSYAELNLSLVQPANLQITQYWDYKFSPDGFKLSQAKAAEEIRHLFIQAVTRQLVSDVPVGSYLSGGMDTGSITAIARKHLGRISTFTCGFDLSSASGLELGYDERQFAEFLANLLKSEHYEVVLHAGDMEHVTPELIWHLEDLRMGQSYPNYYAARLAGKFVKVVLSGAGGDELFGGYPWRYYRGINPKDMSDYLRRYYDYWQRLVADEDKSDFLKPEVYQEVKGHPTFDIFSSIFAQNNADPRTNEDYINGSMYLEIKTFLHGLFVVEDKISMAHSLETRVPFLDNDLVDFALKLPVSFKLSNLDKILAMDEDDAIGKYYQTIRDGKKVLRQAMRELMPKEILERGKQGFSAPDASWFRGESIDYIKQLLLDPKARIYDYLNPDYVQRRLEEHISGKSNHRLFIWSLLSFEWWNRIFLNSAAMDA, encoded by the coding sequence ATGTGCGGTATAGCTGGCATTGTAAGTTTAAACAGGCGGCCTATCGAGCCATATAGTATAAAATCCATGTGCGATGTGGTTGCTTATCGTGGCCCAGATGATGCTGGTTATGTCCTCGTCTCTCTGGGCAATGGCCGAGAGAAATCAGGGAACCTCAGGATTGAGCTGACCGACAACGATTTCAAGCACAAGAACGTCCACCTGACATCCATTGAAAGTGACTATGCCAAGCGGGAAATTGAAGACAACCGCTGGCACCTGGCTTTAGGACATAGGCGTTTGGCTGTCATCGACCTAACGCCAAAAGCCCATCAGCCCATGTCAGACCGGAACAAAAGTATCTGGATTACCTATAATGGCGAGGTTTATAACTTCAAGGAATTGAGAGCCGAATTGGAGAACGCCGGTTACGAATTTTTTTCTAATTCCGATACTGAGGTCATTATCAATAGCTACAAACATTGGGGAATCAACTGCATTCACAAGTTTAACGGTATGTTTGCTTTTTCGCTATGGGATAATCAGAGAGGCAAGCTGTTCTTAGTCCGTGACAGGTATGGTATTAAACCGCTCTATTACTATTTCAAAGACGGCATATTGGCTTTTGCCTCAGAGATAAAGTCTATTCTGCAAAGCGGCCTCGTAAAAGCAGAAATAGATTTGGAGGCTTTAAACGAGTACTTTACTTTTCAAAACATCTTCACCAATCGGACATTGTTCAAGGATATAAGACTGTTACCGCCTGGTAGCTATGCGGAGCTTAACCTGAGTTTGGTGCAGCCAGCCAATTTGCAGATTACCCAGTATTGGGATTACAAGTTCTCTCCCGATGGGTTTAAACTATCACAAGCAAAGGCAGCAGAGGAAATTCGTCATCTGTTTATACAAGCAGTCACCAGGCAACTTGTCAGCGATGTTCCCGTTGGCAGCTATTTGAGTGGAGGCATGGATACCGGTAGTATAACTGCTATTGCTAGGAAGCACCTCGGTAGGATATCGACTTTTACCTGTGGCTTTGACCTTTCATCGGCTTCAGGATTGGAATTGGGCTATGATGAAAGACAATTCGCTGAGTTTCTGGCAAATCTCCTCAAATCTGAACATTATGAAGTGGTGCTACATGCCGGGGACATGGAGCATGTCACACCCGAGCTTATATGGCACTTGGAAGACCTCAGAATGGGACAATCATATCCTAACTACTATGCAGCTAGGTTAGCCGGAAAATTTGTTAAAGTAGTGCTATCAGGAGCAGGTGGCGATGAGCTATTCGGTGGCTATCCCTGGCGATATTATCGAGGTATCAACCCGAAGGACATGTCTGACTATTTGAGGAGATATTATGACTACTGGCAACGTTTGGTGGCTGATGAAGACAAGAGCGACTTTTTAAAGCCCGAAGTCTATCAAGAAGTCAAAGGGCATCCCACTTTTGATATTTTCAGCTCAATATTTGCCCAAAACAATGCTGACCCCCGGACTAATGAGGATTACATAAACGGGTCAATGTACCTTGAAATCAAAACGTTTCTCCACGGGCTTTTTGTAGTTGAGGATAAAATCAGCATGGCTCACTCGCTAGAGACGCGTGTGCCTTTTCTTGATAATGACCTTGTTGATTTTGCCTTGAAGCTGCCAGTGTCATTTAAGTTGAGCAACTTGGACAAGATACTGGCTATGGATGAAGACGATGCGATTGGTAAATATTATCAAACAATCAGAGATGGCAAGAAGGTTTTGCGCCAGGCAATGCGTGAGTTGATGCCAAAGGAGATACTAGAAAGGGGAAAACAGGGATTCAGCGCCCCCGATGCCTCCTGGTTCCGTGGTGAAAGTATTGACTATATAAAACAACTGTTATTAGACCCGAAGGCACGGATTTATGACTATCTCAATCCTGACTATGTCCAGAGGCGGTTAGAAGAACACATATCAGGAAAGTCCAACCATCGCCTGTTCATCTGGTCGCTCTTGAGCTTTGAGTGGTGGAATAGGATTTTTCTGAATTCGGCAGCAATGGATGCCTAG
- a CDS encoding NAD-dependent epimerase/dehydratase family protein translates to MAEHGKIILIVGGAGFVGSHLTERLLNDGVTVVIIDDFSNGIMANLENVKDKVTVLKHDISVSFAQLKKVLAAYRFDGIFHLACHPRSLSLQNPYRDLEVNAKGTLNILELARLNDSKVVFTSNSGIYGDPEYLPIDEKHPDKPSTPYDANKLVSEYYMKIYCRIYGIPIAICRLATVYGERQRTKPEWRPVIPEFATKILRGEPPTIYWDGEQTRDLIYVKDVVQGLVKAFESADTNEEVFILGTNTEISVNQIYAITCQTLGKCMKPNRDGKVDGDIRRMKLSSEKAKRTFGFRPEYSLEQGIRNYINWLRSL, encoded by the coding sequence ATGGCTGAACATGGAAAGATTATTCTGATAGTTGGTGGTGCGGGGTTTGTTGGTTCACATTTGACCGAGAGGCTACTGAATGACGGTGTAACCGTTGTTATTATAGATGATTTCAGCAATGGGATTATGGCAAATTTAGAAAATGTTAAAGACAAAGTGACCGTGTTGAAACACGATATTTCTGTATCCTTCGCGCAACTTAAAAAAGTACTTGCCGCTTATAGATTTGATGGCATTTTTCATTTGGCATGTCATCCGCGCTCGTTGAGTTTGCAGAATCCGTACAGGGATTTGGAAGTTAATGCTAAAGGGACGCTCAATATCCTGGAGCTAGCCAGATTAAATGATTCCAAGGTTGTGTTCACAAGTAATAGTGGGATTTATGGTGACCCGGAATATCTGCCGATAGATGAAAAACATCCTGATAAACCAAGCACACCTTATGATGCCAACAAATTGGTTTCTGAATATTATATGAAGATATATTGCCGCATCTATGGGATACCTATTGCAATATGCAGACTGGCTACTGTGTATGGAGAACGGCAAAGGACAAAGCCTGAGTGGAGACCTGTAATACCTGAGTTCGCCACCAAGATCTTAAGAGGTGAACCACCTACTATTTACTGGGATGGGGAACAGACGCGTGACCTGATTTATGTTAAAGATGTTGTCCAAGGTTTAGTAAAAGCATTTGAGTCTGCTGACACCAATGAAGAGGTATTCATTCTTGGGACTAACACTGAGATTTCGGTCAATCAAATTTACGCGATTACATGCCAGACTCTTGGTAAGTGTATGAAACCCAACAGGGACGGTAAGGTTGATGGAGACATAAGACGGATGAAATTATCTTCTGAGAAAGCAAAGAGAACATTTGGATTTAGACCAGAATATAGCTTAGAGCAAGGTATAAGAAATTATATAAATTGGTTAAGGTCTCTATAA
- a CDS encoding UDP-N-acetylglucosamine 2-epimerase (non-hydrolyzing) — MKIILVVGARPNFMKVAPLIRAISKYNNASKAKNIGTILVHTGQHYDYEMSQIFFEDLELPRPDIHLGIGSGTHAEQTGKIMVEFEKVLLKEKPDLVIVFGDVNSTLAAALAAVKLHIPVAHVEAGLRSYDKTMPEEINRLLTDHVSDYLFTTSGYDDDNLSKEGIPTERIFCVGNIMVDSLLHCKDMTAHLDTLSRLRLKKKGYALLTLHRPSNVDEKDSLMNIMIAITKISERIPVVFPAHPRTQKMLKELSFQSPITNHQLLITSPVGYLNFLNLEMNAKFVITDSGGIQVETTVLGVPCLTVLGSPVWTITHRQGTNTLVGKNSQKLVEEALKILTSKSKSEPKSPALWDGKAAERIVAILTLKCKANLKV; from the coding sequence ATGAAAATTATCTTAGTTGTCGGTGCCCGGCCTAATTTTATGAAAGTAGCTCCCCTTATCAGAGCAATTAGCAAGTATAATAATGCTTCAAAGGCTAAGAACATCGGAACCATACTCGTTCACACTGGCCAGCATTACGATTACGAGATGTCCCAGATTTTCTTCGAGGATCTGGAACTTCCGCGGCCAGACATCCATCTCGGAATTGGCTCAGGAACACATGCCGAGCAGACAGGCAAAATAATGGTTGAGTTCGAAAAGGTGCTGCTTAAAGAGAAACCGGACTTAGTGATTGTGTTTGGTGATGTCAACTCTACCTTAGCTGCAGCTTTGGCTGCGGTTAAACTTCATATTCCTGTAGCCCATGTCGAGGCTGGACTTCGCTCCTATGATAAAACTATGCCGGAGGAGATAAACCGGCTTCTCACTGATCATGTCTCCGATTACCTATTCACTACTTCGGGGTATGACGATGACAATTTGAGCAAAGAAGGCATTCCCACTGAAAGAATATTTTGTGTTGGCAACATCATGGTGGATAGCTTGCTTCACTGCAAGGACATGACTGCTCACCTTGACACTCTAAGCCGGCTGAGGCTGAAAAAGAAGGGCTATGCACTACTAACCCTGCACCGTCCCAGCAATGTGGACGAAAAAGATAGCTTAATGAACATAATGATTGCTATTACAAAAATATCGGAGAGAATACCTGTGGTCTTTCCTGCCCATCCCCGAACGCAGAAAATGCTTAAGGAACTCAGCTTCCAATCACCAATTACTAATCACCAATTACTAATCACTTCTCCCGTCGGCTACCTCAACTTTCTCAACTTGGAGATGAACGCAAAGTTCGTCATCACTGATTCCGGTGGCATCCAGGTAGAGACCACAGTCTTGGGTGTCCCTTGTTTAACTGTGCTAGGCTCCCCAGTATGGACTATAACTCACAGACAAGGTACAAACACCTTGGTCGGCAAAAATAGCCAGAAATTGGTAGAGGAAGCTCTCAAAATTCTCACCTCTAAATCTAAATCTGAACCCAAATCTCCCGCCCTCTGGGATGGGAAGGCTGCCGAGAGAATTGTGGCGATACTGACTTTGAAATGTAAGGCTAATTTGAAAGTCTAG